A genomic window from Candidatus Pelagisphaera phototrophica includes:
- the lipA gene encoding lipoyl synthase, protein MKSRKPDWLRAKLPSGSGYSAVRKMVDDNRLHTVCQSAQCPNMGECWSRGTATVMILGNICTRSCNFCAIQTGRPTELDLGEPARVADAVAKMNLRHCVITSVTRDELKDGGASVWAATIRAIRNRNPSTAIEVLTPDFKGKLDQVDTVLAAEPDIFNHNVETVERLQKPVRVQARYDRSLKVLRHAADQGHVTKSGIMLGLGETKPEIARALEDMRATGIKIVTLGQYLQPSSRHLPVDRWVTPEEFEDWKEFGHRIGFDFVESGPLVRSSYHADEQSSAFTGIDELRRTSA, encoded by the coding sequence ATGAAATCCCGCAAGCCAGACTGGCTTCGAGCAAAGTTGCCCAGCGGCAGTGGCTACAGCGCTGTTCGAAAGATGGTTGACGACAATCGGCTGCACACCGTTTGCCAAAGTGCCCAGTGCCCAAATATGGGTGAATGCTGGTCCCGGGGAACGGCAACGGTAATGATTCTGGGGAACATTTGCACCCGATCTTGCAATTTCTGCGCGATCCAAACCGGTCGTCCCACCGAACTGGACCTCGGCGAGCCAGCCCGTGTCGCGGATGCGGTGGCAAAAATGAATTTGCGGCACTGCGTCATCACTTCCGTTACTCGCGATGAACTCAAGGATGGCGGGGCCTCTGTTTGGGCGGCCACAATACGAGCGATAAGAAATCGAAACCCTAGCACCGCCATCGAAGTTCTCACGCCGGATTTCAAAGGAAAGCTAGACCAAGTCGACACCGTATTAGCAGCCGAACCCGATATTTTTAACCACAATGTCGAAACCGTGGAGCGCCTCCAGAAGCCCGTGCGCGTTCAAGCGCGCTACGATCGTTCCTTGAAGGTGCTTCGTCACGCGGCGGATCAGGGTCATGTCACAAAATCGGGCATCATGCTTGGCTTGGGGGAAACCAAACCGGAGATCGCTCGGGCCCTTGAAGACATGCGTGCCACTGGAATCAAAATCGTCACTCTTGGTCAGTACTTGCAACCTTCAAGCAGACACCTGCCAGTAGACCGTTGGGTTACTCCAGAAGAGTTTGAGGATTGGAAAGAGTTTGGCCACCGCATCGGTTTTGACTTCGTAGAGTCCGGCCCCCTCGTCCGCTCGTCCTATCATGCAGACGAGCAGTCCTCAGCGTTCACCGGCATAGACGAGCTTCGCAGAACTTCGGCCTGA